The window CCAGGGTAGAATGCCAGGGACTGCCTAAGTGTAGCATAGTCTGCTGATGCAAGGGCATCTGAGACCAAGAATGCTTTTCTCCTTatgcttttttcctccattctAGATGATGAAGTGTTCTTGGCTAATGAGGCACAGCGGCAGGAGTACATTCTAAACCAAGAGGGTATCGTTTACTGGGGGACTGAAAATGCAGTCCTGGCGCAGCCCTGGGACTTCAATCAGGTAAGAGGTCCAATATGTTTGTGTTCTCTTACAGCCACCAGCAGAGGAAGGGTGTCTATCTCCTGTACGTACAGAACGCAATTCATTCCCATGCTGTGACTTTGATGAAAGAGTCTGTTCTCTGCACCCACTGTCTTTCTCTAGGAACACACAGGAGAACAGGGACCTATGTATGAAGTCCCATAATCCAACGTATGTAGTTTTAGCTACTTTCTCAGCCAGTCCTTTTATGAAGAAACACATCAATCTGGGATTTATCTCTTCCTTTCATCAACagataaaaaatcattttgcagaGCTTAGTAATACGGTCTGTTTTACAGATAAAGGGAGGACAAGATTTTCCAATTTGCCCAAGACTAATCTGCCAGAGATGAGACCTGGATTCTATTCCACTTTAGTGACAACAGATTAAACAAGTACCTCTCTGCCAACCTAGAGAGtgctccagaaaaaaatcaggagttTCCCTCAGTCATGGGATGCAGTATCATGCCAGTGCATTTCTCACTATGCTTCAATAAAGCCACAGTTCTGCCTTTAGGGTGTTGTGCTCCATCTTCAAATCTCTGCCTGGAGCTTTCCCCCACAGCCCACCTATATAAGACTAGCAgtagaaagggagaaaatctGCACAGTTACAAGCCCTTGCAGGGATTCCAGAGAACAAAGGTTAAGGCCACATTTCCCAAGCTGTCGTGTTCTTGTTTTAGTTTGAGGAGGATATTGTGGACATCTGCTTCACACTGCTGGACGTAGGTGAACGCCATCAACGAGACAAGGATCACACTCAGCGCAAGAACCCTATTTACATCTGCCGCACAGTTGCTGCCATGGTAAGGAGAGTAGTCAGCAGCCTAGTCCCTAGCAGAGAAGATCTGAATGCAGACAGGCTAGTATATTCTTAATCCCAATTTACAGCAACCCACCGACTAATTGGTAAGACTGCCTGGGGCTGTTCCAAACATCGCCCACCTATCTCCAGCCCTTCTTGATATTCCTGCAGCAGACAAGTAGTGCTGCAGGAATTTCTTAGCAGTAGCAGCACACTTACTGAATAAATCTCAAGGGAGACTGTTGCACCTGCTCTGGCCAGTCACGATCTCCATGTTTTGcacaaaaaacttttttgtttcagCTGCCTTGAAGGTAGTTCCATCAAACAGGATATGGTTTACCTACTAAGATGTAATTCTTTAATTCATCTTTCTCTACTCCTTCCCTGAAGCTGAACTGCGATGAGGTTAGAGGAATCATGACAGAATATGGGACCGGGAAATACTATGATGGGACATCCCCTTTCAAgtggctgggcagcagccccaTCCTCCGGCAGTGGGTGGCATTGCAGTGCAAACCTGTCCGCTACGGGCagtgctgggtgtttgctgcaGTCATGTGCTCAGGTACGGTTGTGGTTCAAAGACTTGTGGGTTAAGTAAAGCCTTACCTGGTACACAGAACCTCTAGCATATGCCTGAATTCCTGGAAAAGCACAGATCCCAGTAACATAACCTTTAATCTTTAGGTGTGAGGCAGATCCTCAGAGTTTACTCATCAACATTTAACATTGCTAGCTTTGGGCTAAAAGAGTGTTAGTACACACCATTCACTGAATGCACCGATGACAGTTTACTTCTTGAAGGAACAGTGCTTCTTGCAAACTCCAGATATCAGGCCCGGTGCCATTCTGACAGGCCAAGTTTCAAAACCAGCTCAACATCTACCATCAAAGACACCTTTACGGCAGGATGCACAACTGATTCACAGCTCTTTCTTCTGCACAGTTCTGAGGTGCTTGGGAATTCCCACCAGAGTTGTCACAGGCTTCACATGGGCTCACAACACGAACAGCAGTCTGAATGTGGATGAGTATTATGACGAAAATGGGATGCTGCTTACACATGACAAGAGTGCCCGAGTCTGGTAAGAAAACACGGCAGGGTCCAAACTAAAGTTTGAGACAATACCTGGGTCTAGGAAGCGactgagagaaaaaggaaaaggtaaacAGCTGCAGGGAGGTTAATAAGAAAGagctcagctgagctgcagtGTACATGACTTGTTCTCGAGAAATCTCAGGAACCAAAAGCGAAGAGTGCTATATTGCTAGGGCCCACAAAGGAAGAATGACAACCCAAACCATCTGGAGAAACTACACTTACGTCAAAAAACATGGTCTCTTCCTGTGTGCTGAGTTCTTTCAAAGGAGTATTAATTTGCTGTGGTTTGGCTAAAAGTTTCCTGTACCTCAGGGCTCAGCATCTTGTTATAAGCACATGATGTTGTCTGTCACAGGACCTTCCACGTTTGGAACGAATGCTGGATGGCTCGAACAGACTTGCTACCAGAGTACAGCGGATGGCAGGCACTAGATGCCACctgccaggagaaaagcaaaggtaAGATATCAAAGACagacttggggaaaaaagggggcgAATAAAGCAGTTCAatattccttccttcttcagttTCCAATGGAAGGATGGATAAGGGCAGGGAATCACCCCAAGGACTTCACACACTAAATCATCATTAACTCTTTTGGTTCGTGCAGCCTGTGGAGCTCTAAGCATAGGCCTGGTTGGTAAAGGCATCTAACTCTTAATTGGGCTGCATTTTCTCTTCAGGCGCATCCTTCTGTGGGCCAGCCCCTGTTCAAGCCATCAAAGAAGGGGACACTGAAGTGGATTATGATGTCTGCTACTTCTTTGCTGCCATAAATGCCAAGTGCCATGTCTGGATACACAAAGCAGATGGCATCCTCAAGCCAGCTTGCATTTGCACAAAGTATACGGGCAACAACATCAGCACCAAGAGTGTGGGCAGTGAACGCTGTGAGGATATCACACACAACTACAAATATCCTGAAGGTATGGGGTGGAAAAGCGTCTAAACACATCTCCTACTAGTGTTACAAGTGAAGAGTACAGAACTATACTACAGAGCCATACCAGAGCATTATGGTCATCCACTTCTCACTACTTCTTCCTGAACGGCACAAGAACACCTTACTCTTGCTGTCTACAGAATCAAAGCACAGGTCATATCCCAAAGTTTCATCCTGCTTAATTACCAGCTTACCAGAAGGCCAGGCATTTCTCCACCAGACACTCTCCTGTCCGGAAGACTTCCTTTCTTGACCTCTGTTAACCTGTAAACTCTGTACATTCATCTCCCATCACCCTTGTATTACATTTCAGACTccagctttctgaaaaggaCTGCTGTGCTCCCAAATAGTCTAAATCCTCATAGGCTCCCCACGGAAGTGGTCATGGAatgagcctgctggagttcaagaagcatttggataacactcagacacatggtctgattcTTTGGGTGGTCctctggggacccaggagttggacttgatcatctatgtgggtcccttccaactcaggctattcaatgattctatgacatccCTCCCTCAAAAAGAAGCTCTCCCTTTAAAATCTATTACTCTGCCCAGTTCCCCAACTCTGCAATCTCATCTTAGCCTATGGCATGCTGTCTTCTTTGCTGCGGTCTATCCCAGGACAAGATAGTACTGCACCATAGCTACAGTTACAGAGGCGCAACTGTTCTCTTACTGACAGATGTTAGCACTAAAGTGTTTCAAAAACTAATAGAATTCTTTCGAAGTAGAATCTTTCAGGCACGTCCAACGTGCTGTCAGATGAAATTCTCAATCTGCTCCAACCAGAAGCTCAATGAGATGTCTCTCTATGCTCTAAGAAATAGTTGTCTACAGTACTGTTAGGACAATTAAACTCCATCCTTCTACATTTACTGCTCTACAATTACTACACAGGAAATAACACTGAAATATGcactctctcccctctcccccctcctccccccttttttttttgtgacaggttctcttcaggaaaaaaaaatacttgacaAAGTCTACAGAAGAATAAAGACACTTGAGACAACTACCAGCAGCAAAACAGAGTTCAGCTCCATTACTACTGCCCTTGAAGAGCCAGTTAACCTTTTTATCCAACTCCAGTCCAATAGTTCTCTGCTACTGGGACAAGATGTTCCAATTTCTGTTGAAGTGTTTAACCCCAGCGGTGGAGAGAAGGCAACTCATTTGGTACTTGGAGCCCAGTCTCTACATTATGGTGGCACACCCATTACCCAACTTTGGAAGAAAGAGTTTCATTTTATCCTCAAGAGCAATGAAGGTAAGGACTCTACTGGACGCAAGGCCAGAAAAGTATATCCTGTCCTCTCGTTTAGGAAAAATGCACTTAGCTTTAAGTCTGCAAAAGGCTGGCTGGAAAGCTGACTGTAGGCTATTCAAACAAATCACTTTggtggggagaagaggaaaacaagctgCAGCATGTTAGGTGGATCACCCTACAGATTTTTGAATTTGCAGATTCAGTTGGGGTCACTAAAGCTTTTAAATACTGCAGCTTTTAGTGCAGTGTTGGGTGCTAAACACTCCTAGGAAGCATGCAGTCTAAGAACTTAATATTAGTTGCATTGTCACCTCTATTTCACCACTCTGTATTCCAGCTACCACCCTGCAGGCCTCTGTGCCTTACTCACAGTACATAAAAGAGTTGGGAGAGAACCATCTGCTTCGTCTGACTGCCATGCTGAGAGACAAGGACTCCTACATATGCTTTGCACAGGAAGAGATCAGCATTTGTGATCCCCCTCTCATTATTAAGGTTAGATTGCTTCATCATTCTGTACTGCAGTGGtgagaaaacagctttcctaGTCACAAGCAGCAGAAACATGCCTGCTATGTTGCATGGCTTTCCTCATACTGTCTTCTTTCAAAGCACTGAGACATCAGTTTGGGAAAAGCGCCGTGCTGCACTGTTGTATACAATACTCCTCCCACTTCTATCTCATCTATGTGTAAAGACAAGGAAATCCAGATGACTCGTAACTCCCTCACCAGTCCGCAAATCAGAGGCTGTAAAGGAAACTACAGAATACTGTAGTAGTAAAGAAAGCGAGCTGGACTTTGAGTCTTCCGGCAACTGGCAGCTCATGCTGGGACCTCTGGCACAAAAAAATACCTCTCCCTTTAACCATaaaagtttctcttttcttctctcagtttCAGCTCATTCCCTTCTTTCAACAGTTTCCAGAACACATGGTACAGTACCAGCCAGCCACAGTGGAGATCAGCCTCCTGAAC of the Anser cygnoides isolate HZ-2024a breed goose chromosome 16, Taihu_goose_T2T_genome, whole genome shotgun sequence genome contains:
- the LOC106047157 gene encoding protein 4.2 isoform X3: MGQDDEVFLANEAQRQEYILNQEGIVYWGTENAVLAQPWDFNQFEEDIVDICFTLLDVGERHQRDKDHTQRKNPIYICRTVAAMLNCDEVRGIMTEYGTGKYYDGTSPFKWLGSSPILRQWVALQCKPVRYGQCWVFAAVMCSVLRCLGIPTRVVTGFTWAHNTNSSLNVDEYYDENGMLLTHDKSARVWTFHVWNECWMARTDLLPEYSGWQALDATCQEKSKGASFCGPAPVQAIKEGDTEVDYDVCYFFAAINAKCHVWIHKADGILKPACICTKYTGNNISTKSVGSERCEDITHNYKYPEGSLQEKKILDKVYRRIKTLETTTSSKTEFSSITTALEEPVNLFIQLQSNSSLLLGQDVPISVEVFNPSGGEKATHLVLGAQSLHYGGTPITQLWKKEFHFILKSNEATTLQASVPYSQYIKELGENHLLRLTAMLRDKDSYICFAQEEISICDPPLIIKFQLIPFFQQFPEHMVQYQPATVEISLLNPLTEPLEKCMIVVGGRGLIYRQRKYRLGSVQPGSTQQLRISFTPTEAGPRRLTVNLTCLQLQNLKGYKSINIAAA
- the LOC106047157 gene encoding protein 4.2 isoform X1; protein product: MGQGLSIKRCDFKITMNNNNHHTEEISTKRLMVRRGQPFIITVGFSFPVYNYLQQLKRTFLIVQTGPNPSKTDGTQVEFPISRLGDQKQWSAALEEQDPCFWTISVNTPANAPIGQYALLLHASKSYCLLGNFILLFNPWCQDDEVFLANEAQRQEYILNQEGIVYWGTENAVLAQPWDFNQFEEDIVDICFTLLDVGERHQRDKDHTQRKNPIYICRTVAAMLNCDEVRGIMTEYGTGKYYDGTSPFKWLGSSPILRQWVALQCKPVRYGQCWVFAAVMCSVLRCLGIPTRVVTGFTWAHNTNSSLNVDEYYDENGMLLTHDKSARVWTFHVWNECWMARTDLLPEYSGWQALDATCQEKSKGASFCGPAPVQAIKEGDTEVDYDVCYFFAAINAKCHVWIHKADGILKPACICTKYTGNNISTKSVGSERCEDITHNYKYPEGSLQEKKILDKVYRRIKTLETTTSSKTEFSSITTALEEPVNLFIQLQSNSSLLLGQDVPISVEVFNPSGGEKATHLVLGAQSLHYGGTPITQLWKKEFHFILKSNEATTLQASVPYSQYIKELGENHLLRLTAMLRDKDSYICFAQEEISICDPPLIIKFQLIPFFQQFPEHMVQYQPATVEISLLNPLTEPLEKCMIVVGGRGLIYRQRKYRLGSVQPGSTQQLRISFTPTEAGPRRLTVNLTCLQLQNLKGYKSINIAAA
- the LOC106047157 gene encoding protein 4.2 isoform X2, which encodes MGQGLSIKRCDFKITMNNNNHHTEEISTKRLMVRRGQPFIITVGFSFPVYNYLQQLKRTFLIVQTGPNPSKTDGTQVEFPISRLGDQKQWSAALEEQDPCFWTISVNTPANAPIGQYALLLHASKSYCLLGNFILLFNPWCQDDEVFLANEAQRQEYILNQEGIVYWGTENAVLAQPWDFNQFEEDIVDICFTLLDVGERHQRDKDHTQRKNPIYICRTVAAMLNCDEVRGIMTEYGTGKYYDGTSPFKWLGSSPILRQWVALQCKPVRYGQCWVFAAVMCSVLRCLGIPTRVVTGFTWAHNTNSSLNVDEYYDENGMLLTHDKSARVWTFHVWNECWMARTDLLPEYSGWQALDATCQEKSKGASFCGPAPVQAIKEGDTEVDYDVCYFFAAINAKCHVWIHKADGILKPACICTKYTGNNISTKSVGSERCEDITHNYKYPEGSLQEKKILDKVYRRIKTLETTTSSKTEFSSITTALEEPVNLFIQLQSNSSLLLGQDVPISVEVFNPSGGEKATHLVLGAQSLHYGGTPITQLWKKEFHFILKSNEATTLQASVPYSQYIKELGENHLLRLTAMLRDKDSYICFAQEEISICDPPLIIKFPEHMVQYQPATVEISLLNPLTEPLEKCMIVVGGRGLIYRQRKYRLGSVQPGSTQQLRISFTPTEAGPRRLTVNLTCLQLQNLKGYKSINIAAA